A stretch of the Candidatus Methylopumilus planktonicus genome encodes the following:
- a CDS encoding HU family DNA-binding protein — protein MNKGELIEAVAKAAGSTKADAGRAIDATLAAITKALKKGDVVTLIGFGTFKVSKRAARVGRNPQTGKELKIPARKAPTFKAGAALKAAVN, from the coding sequence ATGAATAAAGGCGAACTAATCGAAGCAGTTGCAAAAGCAGCAGGTTCAACAAAAGCAGACGCTGGTCGTGCGATTGATGCAACACTTGCAGCTATCACTAAAGCACTTAAAAAAGGTGACGTAGTAACGCTCATCGGTTTTGGTACTTTTAAAGTTTCTAAACGCGCTGCACGAGTTGGTCGTAACCCACAAACTGGTAAAGAACTTAAAATACCAGCACGTAAGGCTCCAACATTCAAAGCGGGTGCTGCACTTAAAGCGGCAGTTAACTAA